ACGGAACTTGCGGGCTGAGGGCCTTTCAGCCCCGCGCGGCCACGTGGTGAACCGGGCTGTAGGGGGAAACGTGCGGCTGCTGTCGCGAGCCCGCCCGGCCGCTCCGGGCACTGGCCTGACCCCCCTCGCTTTCCCTACGAGCCTATACCAGACGGCCGTTTTTCAGCTGCCCTGATGCGTCCTCTATTTTCAACTCGATCGCCTTGATTTTCGGGGAAAACTCCCAAttcttgtgtgtgttttttaagtcCTTATTTTGCCGAAGAAacacaagaagaaaaaggagcGAAAATCATTACCAGAGGAGGCTGTGGCGGTGAGTAGGAATATTTTTACTCTGCTCCGACTCAAAAGAAAGGTTTCTTAGAGGCCAGATTGCAGAAAAGAAGTGTTTCTAAAGATTTTGAAGGAACGGGGTGTCATCGTGAGATAGAAACTACAAAGCTCCATCCAGCCTAGGTCTCTGCTGTCAGGCACACTTTGCTAAATGGTGTTGCCCACAGTGACTGCTTTCCCTGAAATTGTCTTTCTTATCAGACCCACTATCCCTCTTTTCTCTTAAATTGGCTATTCCCGTCTTGGTGCCGCTTCACTTATTTTTCTCaattcttcattcatttcttctctttcctatGGAGATCTCAGTGAACAGGAATAGACACCTTGTTTTTTATTGCACAGGCATAAACTTTGGTGGTTGTAATGGAAGGGTTCAGATTCAAGTGGGGAGTCTTAACAAGTTGTGTTTCTGTCCTCTGGAAGGAAATACAACATGCTGAAGAATTTCTCATCAAACCTGAATCCAAAGTGGCTCAGTTGGACACGTCTCAGTGGCCCCTGTTGCTAAAGGTATGTGTTTTGCATCAGCTCAATGTCTGGCTTTTATACTGTTTCTGAGTATTAAACAGTTGATTAAGAATGGATCCTGGACTTAGGCAAGGCTAGATGAGGCTGCCTAAATCAGTGTTCCTCAAGGTAGTTGAGATGAAGACccgaggttttttgttttttgtgttttcttttaaatttccagtGTACCCAACACTTGTGGAATACAGGTAAATTTTGCAACAATGTGAGACTGCTATCAAATTTTATAAACAATTCTCAATTTCTCTacttcagtcgcttagttgtgtccgactctgtgaccccatgaatcgcagcacgccaggcctccctgtccatcaccaactcccggaattcactcaaactcacgtccatcgagtcagtgatgccatccaggcatctcatcctctgtcatccctttctcctcctgcccccaatccctcctaacatcagtcttttccagtgagtcaactcttcgcaccaggtggccaaagtactggattttcagctttagcatcattcttccaaagaaatcccagggctgatctccttcagaatggactggttggttctccttgcagtccaagggtcttctccaacaccacagttcaaaagcatcaattctttggtgctcagctttcctcacagtccaactgtcacatccatacatgactacttaaaaaaccatagccttgactagacagacctatgttggcaaagtaatgtctctgcttttgaatatgctatctaggttggtcataacttttcttccaaggagtaagcgtcttttaatttcatggctgcaatccccatctgcagtgattttggagcccccaaaaataaagtctgacactgttttcactgtttccccatctatttcccatgaagtgatgggaccagatgccatgatcttcattttctgaatgttgagctttaaactaccatttcactctcctctttcactctcatcaagaggctttttagttcctcctcactttctgccataagggtggtgtcatctgcatatctgaggttattaatatttctcccggcagtcttgattccagcttgtgtttcttccaatccagcgtttttcatgatgtactctgcatataagttaaataagcagggtgacaatatacagccttgacgtactccttttcctatttggagtcagtctgttgttccatgtccagttctaactgttgcttcctgacctgcatacagatttctcaagaggcaggtcaggtggtctggtattcccatctctttcagaattttccacagtttattgtgatccacacagtcaaaggctttgccatagtcaataaagcagaaatagatgtttttctggaactctcttgcgttttccatGATCCGTCAAATGTTGgcagcttgatctctggttcctctgccttttctaaaaccagcttgaacatcaggaagttcacagttcacgtgttgctgaagcctggcttggagaattttgagcattactttactagcatgtgagataagtgcaattttgcggaagtttgagcattctttagcattgcctttctttgggcctggagtgaaaactgaccttttccagtcctgtggctactgtggctgagttttccagatttgctggcatattgagtgcggcgctttcacagcatcatctttcaggatttgaaatagctcatctggaattccatcacctccactagctttgttcgtagtgatgctttctaaggccaacttgacttcacattccaggatgtctggctttagatgagtgatcacaccatcgtgattatcttggtcgtgaagatcttttttgtacaattcttcttaatatcttctgcttctgttaggtccataccatttctttccttgagcccatctttgcatgaaatgttcccttggtatctctaattttcttgaagagatctctagtctttcccattctgttgttttcctctatttctttacattgatcgctgaagaaggctttcttatctcttcttgctattctttggaactctgcattcagatgcttatatctttccttttctcctttgcttttcccctttcttttcacagctatttgtaaggcctccccagacagccattttgcttttttgcatttcttttccatggggatggtcttgatccctgtctcctgtacaatgtcacgaacctcattccatagttcatcaggcactctgtctatcagatctagtcccttaaatctatttctcacttccacggtataatcataagggatttgatttaggtcatacctgaatggtctagtggttttccccactttcttcaatttaagtctgcatttggtaataaggagctcatgaactgagccacaggcagctcccagtctagtttttgttgactgtatagagcttctttatctttggctgcaaagaacataatcagtctgatttcggtgttgaccatctggtgatgtccatgtgtagagtcttcttttgtgtttttggaagagggtgtttgccatgaccagtgcattttcttggcaaaactctattgccctgcttcattccgcattccaaggccaaatttgcctgttactccaggtgttccttgacttcctacttttgcattccagtcccctataatgaaaaggacatctttttttggtgttagttctaaaaggtcttgtaggtcttcatagaaccgttcaccttcagcttcttcagcgttactggttggggcataggcttggattaccatgttattgaatggtttgccttggaaacgaacagagatcattctgtcttttttgagattgcatccaagtactgcatttcagactcttttgttgaccatgatggctactccatttctgctgagggattcctgcccgcagtagtagatataatggtcatctgagttaaattcacccattccagtccattttagttcaccgattcctagaatgtcgacgttcactcttgccatctcctgtttgaccacttccaatttgccttgattcatggacctgacattccaggttcctgtgcaatattgctctttacagtattggaccttgtttctatcaccagtcacatccacagctgagtattgtttttactttggctctatcccttcattctttctggagttatttctccactgatctccagtagcatattgggcacctaccgacctggggagttcctctttcagtatcctgtcattttgccttttcatactgttcatggggttctcaaggcaagaatactgaagcttcACTTTATAGACATTTACTGATTTGTGGAGTAGTACATGCTTTACAGCGTAGATTTTGATGCTAGACCCCTTTGGGTCAGgtactgtgtgaccttaggctaATCTTGACCTCTCTGAGGCTATTGGCAAATAATACCTCCTCTTTCAGAAGGCCTATTGAGGGTTGCAGGAGGTGATCGATGAAACGTGCCTAAGTGCCCAGCATGTATCACATACTCTAGAAGTTATTGACTATTTTGTTGGGTTTTTCATAAAGTAGTTCAGTAATGAATAGAGTTAAAATTTCGTTACTGACATAATGGGTGCCAGCTATGAGATTAGGAGGCAAGTTTACTGAAAgacaggattccctggtggcatagATGGTAGTATCTGCCCactatgcgggagacccgggtttgatccctgtgtcgagaagatcccctgaagaaggaaatggccacactccagtattcttgcctagaaaatttgaATCAACCACTAAATAAGAGATTAAATACGAGATTTGTTTATATAATTCAATGCAGTTTAATTTCTGCTTGGCCAGATATGTCTGCTATTTAGATAGCATCTGGTTCTCTTATTTTTACATGTTGGCAATAGTCCTACCATCATGGAATGTTCATCCTCCAGCTGGCTACCTTTGgtgcctgagaaaataaaagctagTCCATATTTTACGCATAAGCCTGTGCAGTGAAGCCACATTTGTTTGTAGGACCCCAGGAGGTCTTTCTGGAGGAGGGAGAAAATTTGTCTTCTTCATACTTGGGTAATTTCTCTAGCATGTGGTGGGGCTTAGCAGTCTGCCACAGCAGATAATGGAAATACAGGAGCAAGATCCAAAACAGGAACCCAGAGGGTCGCCTTATCATGGTTCGTAGTGGTCCTGACTTAATTTTCCATATGTTAATGATTTATTGCTTATTTTGTGTTGTATCGTTGCTTTCTAGAATTTTGATAAGCTAAATGTAAGGACAACACATTACACACCTCTTCCTTGTGGTTCAAATCCTCTGAAGAGGGAGATTGGGGACTACATCAGGTAAGCGTGTTGGGAGCAAGCACACACTTCTTTGCACAATGACCCTTTCACATCAGTTATTCAAGGAGGTGGTGACATGCCCTCAACATATATGATAGCCTGTGCCCATGGTCAACACTTGGTTTTTACTCTGCAAATTTAGTTTTCATCCGAGGCCCAGAGTTGATGACACAGTAATTTCTTTCCCAATCTAGGACAGGTTTCATTAACCTTGATAAGCCCTCCAACccctcttcccatgaggtggtagCCTGGATCCGGCGAATACTTCGGGTCGAGAAGACGGGTCACAGTGGAACCCTGGATCCCAAGGTGACTGGTTGTTTAATAGTGTGCATCGAACGAGCCACTCGCTTGGTGAAATCACAGCAGAGCGCAGGTAAATCAGAGTGGGAGAAAGGACGGGGCAGCTTGAAGATGGGAagtctttctgtgtttccttgcCCTTCTGCATGTGGCTTTCAGAAGTGATTTCTTACATTGGTAAAATCTTACAAACccaattaaaaacagaagcaaggGATACTCTGGCTTCGTATGTGCCTTCTGTGCCTTCCTGATGAGGCTGCCTTGTTGGGAGTTCTGGGTGCTTTTGACAAACATGTGGAGCCAAGTGGATCTGCTTCTAGCCCTGAGGCAGAGCTGAGTCCAAGTCTGGCTGCAGGCCTGTCACTTCAGGCTCCTTGAAATACCCTGCAGCTTCTGCCTAAAATAATGGCTTCCTCATTGTCATCAGGGAAAATTCTTCTTGGCCTTGCAAGGTGCCCTCCAGACAGGCTGTCCACAGGTGTTCTTGTCCTTCTCAGCATGTTGAGAGTTGAACCTACGACATTAGGGTCTTCGTTCCTTTCCTACATCTATACCCTGAAATCTGTCTTCTGCAAATTTGATAGAAATTTTCCTGCTTTCCGTGGCTGCACAAGATTACGAGTGATACAAGCATATAGGAAATAACAGCAAACTCAGTGGCCACACCTGACTACTCTTGTCATTTTACAGGCAAAGAGTATGTGGGGATTGTCCGGCTGCACAATGCTATCGAAGGGGGGACTCAGCTTTCCAGGGTAAGTCTGTCATTGAAGGGAAGCCACCTGAGCCACTGGGCCAACCTGGGCAGGTGACTGCAGACGGCAGAGACACTTCTGCTCATGTGCCTTCTGAGGAGAGGCTTCTGATCAGTCCTGAGCCACCCATGTGGAGTTGCAAAAGGAATCAGAAATTGAAAGGCCCTTTTTAGTGATTGCAAGAGAACTTCTGTGTGTCACTTGTGCCCTTAAACTCCTCAAATCTGCCCTTTGATCATCTTTGAGAGTCCATGCAGTAAGAGCAGTTTCGTTTGTGTTTCTTGCCAGGCCCTAGAAACCCTGACAGGTGCCTTATTCCAGCGACCCCCACTCATTGCTGCAGTAAAAAGGCAACTCCGAGTCAGAACCATCTACGAGAGCAAAATGATTGAGTATGACCCTGAAAGACGATTAGGTGGGTCCTCAGGCCTGTGGGGCACTGAGCTGACACGGAGCACTCTGGTGTTGAATGAATTTTCCAGAATCAGAATCTGGTAAAAGTAGCTGCCTTGAGCGTATGGGGTAGTTGTGGCTTGTGTCATCTCCAGTTTCACTGCTGCAGGTAGAGAATAACTGAGTTTCTCACCTGGTCACGTATTTacttaaagaaagtgaagtcactcagttgtgtccgactctttgcaaccccatggactgtagcccaccaggctccattcatggaattttctaggcaagagtactggagtgggtggccattgcctactccaggggatcttgctgagccagggattgaacccaggtctctcccacattgcaggcagacactttaccatctgagcccccagggaagcccacccttttataataaaaactattcAGTGAGTTAAGCATAGAAGAATAATTCCTCAACCTGATACGGGTATCCATAAAGAAAAACTTAAGTAAACATCATACTCAATACCTTTCTCcctaagggattccctggtggctcagacggtaaagtgttctgcctgcaacacgggagacccaggttcaatccctgggttgggaagatcctctggagaaggaaatggcaacccactccaatactcttgcctagaaaattctgtggatggaggagcctggtgggctacagtccatggggttgcaaagagtcggacacaactgagtgacttcactttctttctttcatgtgtTTACTTAGGAAAATATGTTCTacttttgtgtgtgcgtgtgtttaggAATCTTCTGGGTGAGTTGTGAGGCTGGCACTTATATTCGGACGCTGTGTGTTCACCTTGGTTTGTTGTTGGGAGTTGGTGGTCAGATGCAGGAACTCCGGAGGGTTCGTTCTGGAGTCATGAGTGAAAAGGTATGTCATTGGTGGGAGTTGTTTTTTTTATTCTTaaggagttgtttttttttttttttttcttaaagccgGCTGATACTTAGATCTTCCAGCCCTTGGTAGAACTCTACCTGCTTCCCATCCCAGAAAAGGCAGTTTCCAAAGTGTTGAGTTCAGTGCGGGGCAGCTTCCCTGTTCTGTTAATTAAACTTTGGGACATTAAAGCACAGGCTGGGGTGTGTGTGGATGGAGACTGTTACTCTCTATTCGTTTACTCCCTAGCCTACAGATATGCCTGCTTAGGTTTACTAGACCACCAGTTACAGAGGTGACTGAAAACAGACCAAAGACTAATGAGCTTGGACTAGCAGGCGAGACAAAAGTGATTCAGTGTCTGGAAGTGTGAGGTCCATTTGCCTATTGGGGGTACAATGGCACTTGATTAATTTTCATGCGCGGCTACTTCCCAGGACCACATGGTGACGATGCATGACGTGCTTGATGCCCAATGGCTGTATGACAACCATAAGGATGAGAGTTACCTGCGGCGAGTCGTTTACCCTTTGGAAAAGCTGTTGACGTCTCATAAACGGCTAGTCATGAAAGATAGTGCAGTAAGTTCTGTTTGTACAAAATGGGAGCTCAGGAAAGGAGATGTGGTCCGTGGCCTGAAAATTTCATTCtatttaaagagataaaataGGATTTTGTGATTTTACAACCACTATTTTTCttggggtttcttttcttttttttctgattttgtataTTGGGCACTGGAttaatttgtttttgttaatGGAAGTATTTATGATTAACTTTATTAAGTGAAAACCaaatataaagtaaattttaatattGGGCCTAATTCCATGAAACATTTAGAGTAAGTAACTTGGTTCAAGAAATAGACTGTTAGTGGTACATAAAATTTGCTCTTCCATAAACTGGTAGTTTTGCATGTGCCTAAGACAccttgggtgttttttttttttaactattgctAGAAAAAGTTGTTTTGATGGGGATAAAAGATTGAGATTAGAGAGTTGGCTAGTTCTCCTTTCGGAATCTCCATTAAAAGCTTTGTTGAAATAAATCCCAATTTGAGGCCATAAAACCTAAACATCGTGGAGATTATCAAGCCTTTTTTCTTAGTATGCATACTAAATAATCTCATAGAAAGAAATcgtttatatatttaataatttgagCTTGTTCATTCATACTCAGATCTTAAACTGTATACGTTTGACTGTATAGATGTTAGAGTttataataaaagacaaaaaactgAAGAGGCATACCACAGTTGCCCCTATAATGATAGAGAAAACAATACACAAGACAAACAATGTGAATGTGATTCCCTTTTGCTATGGTCAAATTAGTGGCTTCTGGGGGAATTTCAAGGGAGGGGAGAAATATGGCGAGTGAAGACAAGACCCTCAGGTGGATTGGACACCTCGAGTGTGGGCAGACTCAGGAAGAGTTGGCCTTGATATGTATCTCTGGGTCCGTAAAGGACATGTCAAAATGTGTAGGATTGGTTCAGCAGGCCTTGGCAGTGTTGCTTGTTCATTCCTTTGGGGATGTAATTATTACCTAGGAATATGACCTGGGAAGGTAGTTATAACCTAGCTCTGTTAGGGTGTTTTCCCTTCATGCTGAGAAGTAGAGAATAGGTAAACTCTGAACAGGAGTAGCGACTTCCAGCCCTGGTTACATTTCTGAATCAACCTGTGGTGGGTGGCGGCTGTGATACAAGCTGCATGGCAGCCTGTGGATGCCGTTGTGCCTCTGGCATGGGTAGGGGTTGCTGCTCTGGCCCAGTGCGGGGTGGGGTAGAGGGCAGGGGCCACCCTGTGATGGGGGCACTCATGGGGCCATCATCCCGCCAGGTGAACGCCATCTGCTACGGGGCAAAGATCATGCTCCCAGGTGTCCTGCGCTATGAGGACGGCATTGAGGTCAATCAAGAGATCGTGGTCATCACCACCAAAGGGGAGGCCATCTGCATGGGTAAGAGGCAAGCGG
The genomic region above belongs to Ovis canadensis isolate MfBH-ARS-UI-01 breed Bighorn chromosome X, ARS-UI_OviCan_v2, whole genome shotgun sequence and contains:
- the DKC1 gene encoding H/ACA ribonucleoprotein complex subunit DKC1, with product MADAEVLILPKKHKKKKERKSLPEEAVAEIQHAEEFLIKPESKVAQLDTSQWPLLLKNFDKLNVRTTHYTPLPCGSNPLKREIGDYIRTGFINLDKPSNPSSHEVVAWIRRILRVEKTGHSGTLDPKVTGCLIVCIERATRLVKSQQSAGKEYVGIVRLHNAIEGGTQLSRALETLTGALFQRPPLIAAVKRQLRVRTIYESKMIEYDPERRLGIFWVSCEAGTYIRTLCVHLGLLLGVGGQMQELRRVRSGVMSEKDHMVTMHDVLDAQWLYDNHKDESYLRRVVYPLEKLLTSHKRLVMKDSAVNAICYGAKIMLPGVLRYEDGIEVNQEIVVITTKGEAICMAIALMTTAVISTCDHGIVAKIKRVIMERDTYPRKWGLGPKASQKKLMIKQGLLDKHGKPTDSTPTTWTQEYVDYSNSAKKDVPPKAVKAAPVVAEVVKTPKRKRESESEDASPAAPQAVKKEKKKKKKEKAKAAVEKPGAGDSDSTKKKKKKKIKVEMVSE